GACACATCTCCTGCCTCAATAGTGGCCTCCATCCCGAGCATCTGGGCCCTGGTGGGCTGTGAGTTTGGAAACATTGTTTCTTCCAGGAGGGAATTCATTTGACCCTTGAACTTTTGCATTTTATGGTCATGGTTGTTTGCTAACTCCTTGTAATTGTTTAAAACGTGGAGTATATAtatggggtggggaggagtaGCTCATGAATTAAACTTTGACTCTTATCCCATCCCTGATCTCCTGGTGCATCAGCTGTCTGCCGTGGGGTACAGGAAGCCCCTGGCTaagtattttttccagctttattgaggtataattgacatataacataaacataagtttaaggtatacaaggTGATGATTTgaaacatgtatatattgcaaaatgattaccacaacaacgttagttaacacatccaccaccttacataattaccattttgttgttgttgagaacatttaagatttactctcttagcaacattcaagcatacaatacagtattgttgactacagTTACCATGCTGTACCCTGGATAATATGACAGAGAAGAATGTGGGAAAGTGGGATGGGGTGAAAGGGTCTACTTTAGATGGGACTTTAGGGAAAGCATCTCAAAAGACGTGTTTCAGCCTGGAGACCTGAAAGATAAGAAAGAGCCAGTCAAGCAAAGAGCCACATCCAGGGTTGGGCCCATCAGGTAAAGTGGCCTGAGTGGGAAAGAGACTGGCATGTTCCAGGAATGGGTAGAAGGCTGATGTGGCTGAGCACAGATGGGTGAGCAGGAAGGGTGTGAGATGAGATTGGCAGGTTAGGGTGGGTCTTACCATGTCCTTCCTCTATTGCCAAGGCAGAGGAAGCGGCCTCTGCCCGCTCACATCTCTTCATTTTCAGAGTAACCTCACGGCCCTCTCTAACAGCAAAATGGGTGATAAGTATAGTTTGTAGTGTGTCAGGAATGAGGAAGATGAAATGGGATTTGAGGAATACACAGTATTCCTTTGTGACAAGCAGTTAAAAGTTATGAACTAGATGGGTCTATCCATACAGCAGTGAGGATAgatctttaaaatattgttttgaatAAAAAAGGTAAGAAAGAACGAGATTGAAAGGGAGCAATATATATATGATACATGCACATACAACATTACACTGCATATTCTTTCAGGATCCATCCATACCTAAGGACATTTATCAAACACATTTAAGTGTCTAtcaattgtgtgtatgtgtgtgagggggGCTTAGAATGATAGCAGAAATCagataaaggtaaaaaaaaatcaagcaagagAAGGGCCTTAAAAGTGATGATGATGCTAGTGAGTCAGGAACTGAGGAGTAAGATGCAAGCAGCTCTCTCCATCTGAGGTTCGTCTTCCAGCCAGGTTGACCCTGGCATGAGGATAGAATATGGCGGAGAGGGAAGGTGAGGAGGTAAGCAGGAGTTGCAGGTAGGCAGTCCTAGCAACAGAACAGAAGAGACAGATGAACGTTTGAACATAGGCGGGGGCAGTGGGAGTGAAGAGGGCAGATGTCAGAGATGGTCCACGTGGTAGGACCAACAGGTGGCTGAATGCAGAGGCTGAAGGTGAGCAGAGTGACCAGTATGACTCCCAAATTCTGGGTGAGTGGGTGACCAGCCAGGATATGGATTAAAGATGAGGAACAAGTACTGGAATCAGAGGCATCAGATAGattgaggattttaaaaaatatgtaagtgATAGGTTGAGTAAGATGAAGCTCTTGAGAAAACTGAGCAAAAGGGGCCCATGAGGGTCCaaagaaagcagagaagagagcCAAGATAGGAGCTTACGGAGGTCAAGTCAAGCGAGGTCAGGGCTGAGAAGGGTCTACTGGATTGGCAAAGTGGAAGCCATTGGTGACTTTGGTGAGGGTTGTTAGTGGAGTGGTGGGGATGAAAGCCAGATTGCTTAAGATTAAAGAAATGCCTGGAAGAtgaagagaaagcaacaaacataAACAGCTATTTGCTGAAGTTAACTGTGAAAAGAAGGACAGAGAAAGGGCTACAGTGGAGGATGCAGaaagcaggtgtgtgtgtgtctgtgtctctgagATGAGAGAGAATTGAGTGTTTATATGCTAAGGGGTAAGAGGTTGGGATAAAGCCAGGgttgaaaatgaggaaataaaggaGAATAGATGAACTAAGGATCTGAGTTGGTTATTTTGGTTAAAAGATTAGCCACACTGTTATTATTGCTCAGTCTTGAGCTATAGTGTACAGATAGAGGTTGACATGCATGTCTAGGTGCAGAAAAGGAAGACACTTCATGGAGTGTAATAGACATGTATGTATGAGAGGAGATCTTGAGCTGGgaaaggactttttaaaatatgatccaCAGAGTGCTAACCATAAGGCAAAAAGTTGATTGTTTGTCTACATCAAAATAAAGATTCTCTAACTTCCATGTGTGCAGGAACCACATGGAGGGCATCttaaaaacacagattcccaaagaTTCTAATGCATTAGGTAAATTGTATAAATTcacaatgaaataaattatatctaaaaaggtaatatatattcaaaatgcatcatattctaattattttactatcaTGTGTGTTCTTGAGGTTATTTTTGTCTGTTGTATCTGTATTTAGGTGATACTATATAATGCTGTGcttctgtgcatctcttcccaactcatgTTGGTGTCTTGACATCAGCAGTTGTGGGAGTATTTACGCCAGGGAAATTGGCAAAGGCTACCAATCAAcacccctcctcctcttttttggagaactggttgttacacatttaccagcacaccactgaataTGGTCCTTAAATCAGGAGTGGTATCGGCAGTGAGGAAAATCAAAATGTGAACCATCTGAAGGGCAGAGAAAACCTTGTATATTCATTGCCCGAGCAGTAGTGTGGGCAGCAAGGGTGGAGGTGTGGCAACTTGACTCAATCTATTTTGCACCCATACACTCTCCAGATTCCTTCCAAATCTTGCCTGGGTGGTTGCAGCCAAAAGCAAAAGTGAAGGGAAGCAACTTTGGGGAAGGTTCCCAATTCTGTGCTGAACTGGCAATCAAATGTCTCTGGCCAAGAGCAGAGAGAGTCAATGGTGCCATCTAGTGTCGAGGAACGGATTGGGTCCAAAGAGGAATGCATAGAAAGATTTCTCTTGATTTAGGCCGTGGAAGCATATTAACTTCCatagtttcttcttccttttttccccctattttctttccctaattccatttccttactttctgagtTACTTTCTACTTACTTCCCCAACAAGAAtagccattaatttttttttgaaagatctGAACTCACTGTTGCTCCCAGGTAAAACCAGATAATGCCGAGTTGAATGGCATAGAGATACGCAAATCAGTACTTGCCTATATTATGTATAATTTGGAATGAATTTGTTTAGGGAAGCTGTAGAGATCTCTTGTGGGTcacataaaacaaatgtttttctGCCTTTGCAATATGCCCCATGTCCTTCCCATTTCCCGGGATAGGGGCAGATGAAGTCGTTTTGTTAGCGTGTTGTAGTGTAACAAACAGTCCTAATTCATTCCCAAGTCTTATTTCTACTTTATAGATATTTTTGTAGGAAAATGGTAGAAGAAAAGGCCTGTTCATAACTTCCCAGTGAATgggatatttcattcttttatgagGACCTGTGTGAAGTCTTTTATTTGAAGTGAAAGTAATTGTATATGgttgagggccagcccggtggcttagcggttaaagtgcgtgcgctccgctgctggcggcccgggttcggatcccgggcgcacaccgacgcaccacttctccggccatgctgaggctgcgtcccacatacagcaactagaaggatgtgcacctatgacatacaactatctcctggggctttgggggaaaaaataaataaataaaaataaaaatattaaaaaaaaaattgtatatggtTGAGTTCTCCTAGCTGCAGGGTCCTCTAGAAATTGAAGTATTCTGGGTTGCTAATTCCTGCTGGAAAGGCTGACTTTACATCTTGCATGTTGATGAAGTAACAAGGTAGCCCCTCGATCAAAATTACTTCCCTTTGTCCCTTTAGTGATTGATGATTTGAGCAAAATTAAAGAATATTGAACGTTGGCCCAAAGCTGTTGATCCACTCTGATCgtttccatctattaaggataaCTAACCTATAAGTTCAGGGATATTTCAGATGGTAGTTATCAAATAGAAAACCAGTAAGGAATAAATACCATCCTCTCTGAAACGTGTGTAGCAGGAGCAGCCTGAACTCTAAGGAATCGTTATGAAATGTTTGGAAATGAAAGTGAAAGTAACGTTAAAACTATGGATATGAGATGCAGACTCAGGGTCAAACTTTTTCCAGGatacttttttaatgttttaaaaaagaacacaagTAGTTTAGAAATCTCATCTCGAGACTGCCAGGCTATACAAACACATAGCTTTATTTTAGGTGAGGGCCATGGGGTTTGCAGTCAAGTCAGCTGCTGTTTGTACAAGCAAGACTTCATCAATAGCCTTATGTGGCTCACCCTCTTATATACGATGGCAGCAATTTTGCCTTAGAAAAGAGCCTAAGTGACTCCAGAGGCTACAGACTATTTTGTTAGAAGTAGATGAATTGAGGATCCTGTTAGGAAGGCAGAAGTCAATTTTGTCCCTATGTGGGTCAAACTATTAAATATAACAAGGCTGGGGTATTCCCAAGTTCTTAGATGCTCTGTAAACATCTCAATGTATCAAATGCAGACAAGCTTAAAAGCCTGTGGCATTGTACTATTTTATTAGACCCTGGGAAAGCTTTTTAAGTCCAGATTATACTATTGAATGTGGACCTGAATCCTGTGTGGTCTCAAGTTGCCCCCTGCCCCTTACATaagagacccactcctgggatgaTCTCTTCATTCCCCTGCCTGGTCTCAGAACCATTGCATCCTGGCTCTTTCCTGCCCATTCCCTGGAGGTTACCATTCCAGGTTCCCTTTCTATCAGCGTGTTCTGTACATGGCAACTGAATCTCAAGCGCTTCAACACACTCCTGTCGTTTTAAACACATCTCAGGCTTTGAACGATTTATTTCAGATTGCTTTTATTCAATTAGATGCAACAACCACCTGACTTGTGACTCCAGCAATAGACAAGTAAAACTTGGTTCTCTGTAGTATTTTTCCTTTACCATTCCTTTTTGTCTCAGAATCTTAATGAACCTTGAAGTAACCCCTGATGTGGGCATGCTTCCACTTATGTAGGATCAAAGCTCAGCTATAATCATACTATCAACCCCCAAACTTCCACTAACTAGCTCTTTGGCAGGTCTGTggaataaaaatggtgcttctggTAACTTTGAGGCATTATAACATTAGGAAGTGGTTTCTGAGATTCAGGTGACTTAGTTTTAGTGCTATTTTACTGTATTGTTTAGTCTTTGAACATTGATAATCCATAATAATCCAATAATACGGTACATTAGCGAACTCTTAAAGAGGTCATAACCGCTCAAGAAAGGAAATTAATATCCACGTAACGACTGTTATGTCAAACAACTGAGTACCTGATTTGTTCCGAGAGGAGCCTTGAGCACTTCCTTTGGGGAACTTTGTTCCATCCCCAGTAACATACACACTAACCTTATGGTCTGATGTACTTACATCTATTACCGCAGAAGTGACTGAATGTGTCCATTATGAAAAACTGCTCTAGggacttcacagatgaggaatctgaggcacaATCTAGGACCTAGGTCTTCTGGGCTCACTTGAGAGCTCTCCTCACTACAGCTGTTTTTAAAGGAATgagactctctctctttcataaAAGAGTCCAAGTCTAAAGAATTCTTTAAGGCAGCTTCAATTAAAGACTCTCTTGGCTGCTTCTGAAAATAACGGATCGCCACTCCCAGAGTCAAAAACGACTAGAACACAGACTTAAAAATCAAGCCATTTAATTGTCTTTGAAGGTAAACAACATATGGAACTGGATCCCAACGCCTGAAAATGCAGAGCTACGGGTCCAAAGAGTCCTGTGGTGCAGTATTCTCAACAGAGTTCAGGAGGGTCAGAGGTGTTCCCAGGCAGAGCACTTATGGCATTCATGCATTCCATTTTGCAAACTGCCAGAAACAGACCCCAAGGATCTTTTGAGATGGGGAAAATTCAACTCCTGCTTTTATAGATAAAAGAATGAAGAGTACCAAAAATGTTACGTTTACTTCTCTTCACTTTTCTCACACAATCTGAAGCCTGAGCTATTATATCCCCAACTCACAGCAGCCTAAACTGCAGTTTAGGTTCGAGATCAGTCCCTCTCTCCGTTCACTTCCATGTAATACCACAGCAACAGTGACTGAGGAGGAGAGCTCTCATCCATACAGCTGTTTGACAAGCACTTAAAGTGAAAAGAACCCTCCGGTGGCACACTGAGTTAGTTTATAagattttaatttacaaattaaaaagctacatgtttcattttttctcctttttctcttctttctttacatcactcttttccttatctttttctttctctttgtcatcttttctatcctttttgctctcttctttttcctgcccttccttcttctctgcaTCCCGGTTGGCGATTTTGTTGTTGATGAGGTTGTGCAGGGCAACCACAGAACGGATCAGCGAAGCCAAATACACCACTACCATCTGGTCATTGGTCTTCAGGTAAAAGGCCTTGACAAACTCCTGCAGGCTGACGTCTGGCAGCAGGTTGAAGACGTCCTGCAGCTGGTAGATGATCTGGTGGTTGATGGGCAGCTTGCCTGTGGCCACTTTCTCCAGGTAGCTCCTGATATCCAGAAGCTTGGAGTTGAGTCCCTTCAAACCATGGACCTGGTTTGTGATCCGCTGGGAAAGAGTGCCTACCGTAGTGTCTTTGATGTCTCTGTAGTAAACAACAACCAGAAAAGGCAGGAAAGAGCATCAGTGAACTGCACTATCACACACAGGCTCTCACATTCTAAGGAAACACCCAGCTTTGTGGGGAGGGGCaagtttttcaaaagaaaaagggTTACTTCTCCATTTGATAAAGATTTGAGTATAAACTGCCTTAACTTTGCTTTCATTTGAAGGCATATGTTTTATCTTTGTCATCacaagacatttttcaaaagaaaagagagagctaaaatgaaaccattttcacttaaaaagaaaagctCTCTACTTCAACTTCCCTGTTCCTAAAAAGGGTGGCATTTTCTCCACCTGCATCTATATGATGTTGTGAGAAGCTTAAATCAGTCAGCAGAAACTTTTTGAACTGGAAGGAATCTTATTGTTTGAGAAAAACTATGACCTTTTTGATAAGTCAGAGTTACGTAAGTAGAGTATTGTAAAATAAAACCCATCCCAAGATGTAGATTCTCTGCAGAACACTGGCTAGCCACATTCACTGGAAAGGATGTACACGGGAAGAGCCCACGCTTGCCTTTCCTTCACACATCTGCTCCTGTCACAGTCAGCATTACAGTTTCCAGACAACGTGTCCTATCCACAGTCATAAACCCTAACTCAAGACGCTTTAGAGATGAcctaggactagaacccaggtctccacACTCCTGATATGGATCTCTTCCTTTCACCGAGCAGCCTCTGGGGCTGCTTATGACGCTGATGCATCCCAAGCCTCACCGTAACAAGTGTTCCACTCCGACTTCCTCAGCTTCCTCTGCTCCAATTTCACTGGTTACATGTTCAAATGTTTTTGAGGTTGGAGTTCCATCCTGGAAGAGGAGACTTAACTATAGTTATTTgcttataaacaaacaaactggCACATGTTCCTTTTCACACCTTGATTCTTCTGCTCTAAGTCAAATCACTTCATGGGTGCATTACTGGGTTTTCCATGGCAAAGGTGGGTCAAGTTTGCTTTCAAAGCTTAGTCTTCTAAGCTAAAATCAGAGTAGTCCTGTTCAGTGACGAGGTCTGCTGCAGCATCATCACTAGCTTGTTTCTGAGGAAAATCTTGATATTCTCTCAAGCCCACAGTGGGGATGGATACTCAGAACTCTCAACTAGGCTGAATTTTAAGGAATATAATTCTTTCTAGAACAGGAAATATATAGAATACCTGCACTTGAAGCAAGCTGATGTcagaaaatataacttttaatCATCTATTGTTTCTTAGATCAAATGATATCAGAGCACCAAAACAATGCAGTCAGAATAACTGGCTTTCTCGTGGCCTGAATTAATCAAAGGACCCACCAGTGGATGTAGTTCACTGTATCACCTAGTGACTTCAGGACTCAGGAGGAACTTTTCTTAGATCTAGTGCCAGAACAAGTTGTACATCTCCTGTAAAAGCTATGAAATGTTTGCAAGGCGGGACACACAGCAGTGAGAGCACAGACTCTgtagccagactgcctgggttccaaGTCTGGCTCTGCCACGTAAGTGATAAGGGGGCTGCAAGATCTTGGGAAAGTCCCTTAACTTACACTAAGTGGTATAAACATTAGCTGTTATTATCTTTCCAGGACAGTGTGAATTCGGCATATGGCATTCTCCTCTTGGCTTTGTATGCTAGGAGGGTCAGAGCCTTTAACAATCTTGCAGGACTTCATGGCATGCTTTTTTAGGTACTAATTTTTCCTTAGCTTCATCTTATAATATGACCCTTATGTCCCCTCTATCCCCTATTAAAAAATCTTGTTTCATTGGGgggtgtgcgcacatgcacatgtgtgtcaAGCAGCCTCAAATTTCTTTTTGAAAGAGGCAGCGTAAAAATTAACCAGAAAACAACTGTTATCAAGACCAGGGACGAAAGCCTTATTGAAACGAGGCAACATATTTGGATCTAAGCTCCCTGGTAGCAAGGCAAAAAGAGAAACAGGAGGGCAGAGCTCAGTGCAAGAAACAGTGGCAGGGAGCTAAcctaaaatatctttttccacgTTTTAAAACTGAATATAACAATAAATATAAGGCTAAAGACAGACTTTAATCTACTCCTCAGACTTTTGACTTTGGAAATTCAACACTGAGCTCTCTGCACACCCTAAGTGCAAATATTTTATGCTCAGAACAAAACTCATAGAGAGTTTCATCTCAAATCCTATCCTAGAATCTGAGTTCAATTTtcctggaaatagaaaaaaagctaTCCCGGCAGCTCTTCCTGTCTATACCCAAAGCACAAGCTACGAACCCCACAGCAGGTACTGGATGCCGTGGAGCTGAGTATTCAGCTGTAAAATCACACAGATGGGTCTTGCCATCTAGCTCCGGGCAGCTCTGACTTACTCTCTCTGAAAACCTATGATCTAGTCCATAGG
Above is a window of Diceros bicornis minor isolate mBicDic1 chromosome 32, mDicBic1.mat.cur, whole genome shotgun sequence DNA encoding:
- the PSMD7 gene encoding 26S proteasome non-ATPase regulatory subunit 7, encoding MPELAVQKVVVHPLVLLSVVDHFNRIGKVGNQKRVVGVLLGSWQKKVLDVSNSFAVPFDEDDKDDSVWFLDHDYLENMYGMFKKVNARERIVGWYHTGPKLHKNDIAINELMKRYCPNSVLVIIDVKPKDLGLPTEAYISVEEVHDDGTPTSKTFEHVTSEIGAEEAEEVGVEHLLRDIKDTTVGTLSQRITNQVHGLKGLNSKLLDIRSYLEKVATGKLPINHQIIYQLQDVFNLLPDVSLQEFVKAFYLKTNDQMVVVYLASLIRSVVALHNLINNKIANRDAEKKEGQEKEESKKDRKDDKEKEKDKEKSDVKKEEKKEKK